A section of the Tachysurus fulvidraco isolate hzauxx_2018 chromosome 7, HZAU_PFXX_2.0, whole genome shotgun sequence genome encodes:
- the LOC125145175 gene encoding filaggrin-2-like translates to MLTVREHSVGEHSAGEHSVGEHSVGEHSVGERTVGEHSAGEHSVGEHSVGEHSVGEHSVGERTVGEHSIGEHSVGERTVGAHSVGEHTVGERTVGEHSVGERTVGEHSVGEHSVGERTVGEHSVGEHTVGEHSVGERTVGEHSVGEHSVGAHSVGERTVGEHSVGEHSVGEHSVGERTVGEHSVGEHSVGERTVGEHSAGEHSVGEHSVGEHSVGEHTVGERTVGAHSVGEHTVGEHSVREHSVGEHSVGEHSAGEHSVGERTAGEHSVGEHSVGEHSVGERTVGERTVGEHTVGERTVGEHSVGEHSVGAHSVGEHSVGEHSVGERTVGEHSAGEHSVGEHSVGEHSVGEHSVGEHSVGERTVGEHSVGEHSVGEHSVGEHTVGERTVGEHSVGERTVGEHSVGEHSVGEHSVGEHSVGEHSIGEHSVGERTVGEHSVGERTVGEHSVGEHSVGEHSVGERTVGEHSVGEHSVGERTVGEHSVGEHTVDDQCLKTAIVKKKLLIISKLLVINVIRTFSPYSACSQTQQHGDVLKPSAVIKVSS, encoded by the exons ATGCTTACAG TAAGAGAACATTCAGTAGGAGAACATTCAGCAGGAGAACATTCTGTAGGAGAACATTCAGTAGGAGAACATTCAGTAGGAGAACGTACAGTAGGAGAACATTCAGCAGGAGAACATTCAGTAGGAGAACATTCAGTAGGAGAACATTCAGTAGGAGAACATTCAGTAGGAGAACGTACAGTAGGAGAACATTCAATAGGAGAACATTCAGTAGGAGAACGTACAGTAGGAGCACATTCAGTAGGAGAACATACAGTAGGAGAACGTACAGTAGGAGAACATTCAGTAGGAGAACGTACAGTAGGAGAACATTCAGTAGGAGAACATTCAGTAGGAGAACGTACAGTAGGAGAACATTCAGTAGGAGAACATACAGTAGGAGAACATTCAGTAGGAGAACGTACAGTAGGAGAACATTCAGTAGGAGAACATTCAGTAGGAGCACATTCAGTAGGAGAACGTACAGTAGGAGAACATTCAGTAGGAGAACATTCAGTAGGAGAACATTCAGTAGGAGAACGTACAGTAGGAGAACATTCAGTAGGAGAACATTCAGTAGGAGAACGTACAGTAGGAGAACATTCAGCAGGAGAACATTCAGTAGGAGAACATTCAGTAGGAGAACATTCAGTAGGAGAACATACAGTAGGAGAACGTACAGTAGGAGCACATTCAGTAGGAGAACATACAGTAGGAGAACATTCAGTAAGAGAACATTCAGTAGGAGAACATTCAGTAGGAGAACATTCAGCAGGAGAACATTCAGTAGGAGAACGTACAGCAGGAGAACATTCAGTAGGAGAACATTCAGTAGGAGAACATTCAGTAGGAGAACGTACAGTAGGAGAACGTACAGTAGGAGAACATACAGTAGGAGAACGTACAGTAGGAGAACATTCAGTAGGAGAACATTCAGTAGGAGCACATTCAGTAGGAGAACATTCAGTAGGAGAACATTCAGTAGGAGAACGTACAGTAGGAGAACATTCAGCAGGAGAACATTCAGTAGGAGAACATTCAGTAGGAGAACATTCAGTAGGAGAACATTCAGTAGGAGAACATTCAGTAGGAGAACGTACAGTAGGAGAACATTCAGTAGGAGAACATTCAGTAGGAGAACATTCAGTAGGAGAACATACAGTAGGAGAACGTACAGTAGGAGAACATTCAGTAGGAGAACGTACAGTAGGAGAACATTCAGTAGGAGAACATTCAGTAGGAGAACATTCAGTAGGAGAACATTCAGTAGGAGAACATTCAATAGGAGAACATTCAGTAGGAGAACGTACAGTAGGAGAACATTCAGTAGGAGAACGTACAGTAGGAGAACATTCAGTAGGAGAACATTCAGTAGGAGAACATTCAGTAGGAGAACGTACAGTAGGAGAACATTCAGTAGGAGAACATTCAGTAGGAGAACGTACAGTAGGAGAACATTCAGTAGgagaacatacagtagatgATCAATGTTTGAAAACtgcaatagtaaaaaaaaagttattaattattagtaagttattagttattaatgTTATCAGAACGTTCAGTCCATATTCAGCATGTTCTCAAACACAACAGCATGGCGACGTTCTCAAACCCTCGGCTGTAATTAAGGTTAGCTCCTGA